One window of the Entelurus aequoreus isolate RoL-2023_Sb linkage group LG18, RoL_Eaeq_v1.1, whole genome shotgun sequence genome contains the following:
- the stn1 gene encoding CST complex subunit STN1, producing the protein MSADQMDPAEELPSMLWGLDPIFSAFARLHVRDILLMTESSQVPDIYFYKSHPIYKVDVLGTVVYKKEREDFFNYGVDDGTGVISCLCWKDDLLKEEVDYDKLGGKKPSDEDQGAFNPIAELKKLKQAQQSRCHLEIGELLRVRGPVKTSRDQREITAFTYYKVDDPAMAGQIDWMTDVLQLYRQFYDKPLHLEPNVTSDCPRSSLSKATQILKDFLQQKRVSKFTPHDVQDLLQPLFLDRTETASADQEAVAGPSTCQQPGQLLKETLQLLQDEGLVYRRLKSQDEVYFVTAHDKDLLMAVKDIIREDSKREKFGEKGCHVLHILSAVRQRHSLNVSKAALQLVLQSLECNSDIVSTRDNHYTMF; encoded by the exons ATGTCGGCAGACCAAATGGATCCTGCAGAAGAGCTCCCGTCCATGTTGTGGGGATTGGACCCGATATTTTCTGCCTTTGCCAGGCTTCACGTCAGAGACATCCTCCTCATGACGGAGTCCTCTCAAGTGCCAG ATATTTACTTTTACAAATCCCATCCCATCTACAAAGTGGATGTGCTTGGGACAGTCGTGTACAAGAAGGAAAGAGAGGACTTCTTCAATTACGGAG tggACGATGGCACCGGTGTCATCAGCTGCCTGTGTTGGAAAGATGACCTACTTAAGGAAGAGGTGGATTATGATAAAC TAGGGGGGAAGAAGCCGAGTGATGAGGATCAGGGAGCATTCAATCCAATTGCTGAACTGAAAAAGCTGAAGCAGGCCCAGCAGAGCCGGTGCCATCTGGAGATTGGAGAGCTTCTGCGAGTCAGAGGGCCGGTGAAGACGTCCCGGGACCAGAGGGAGATCACAGCGTTCACCTACT ATAAAGTGGATGACCCGGCGATGGCAGGCCAAATAGACTGGATGACAGATGTTCTTCAGCTGTACAGACAGTTCTACGACAAACCACTCCATCTAGAACCCAATGTCACGAG CGATTGTCCGAGGAGTTCCCTTAGTAAGGCAACGCAAATCTTGAAGGATTTTCTCCAGCAGAAGCGTGTGAGCAAGTTCACACCCCATGATGTTCAGGACCTCCTGCAGCCTCTTTTCCTCGACCGGACTGAAACAGCATCTGCAGACCAG GAAGCTGTGGCGGGTCCGTCCACATGTCAGCAGCCGGGTCAGCTCCTTAAAGAGACCCTGCAACTCTTACAGGATGAGGGCCTGGTGTACCGCAGGTTAAAGTCCCAGGATGAAGTCTATTTT GTGACGGCACATGATAAAGATCTTCTCATGGCGGTGAAAGACATAATCAGGGAGGACTCCAAAAGAGAGAAGT TCGGAGAGAAGGGTTGCCATGTCCTCCACATTCTGTCCGCAGTCAGGCAGCGCCACAGCCTCAACGTGAGCAAAGCGGCCCTCCAGCTGGTCCTCCAATCATTGGAGTGCAACAGTGACATCGTCAGCACCCGAGATAATCATTACACTATGTTTTAG